Within the Drosophila miranda strain MSH22 chromosome Y unlocalized genomic scaffold, D.miranda_PacBio2.1 Contig_Y2_pilon, whole genome shotgun sequence genome, the region GCACAGCAAGAATGCGCGCATTCGAACCTAGCTTCCTATTAACATGAGGTCAGAAAAAACTATCTATTGGCCACGGTCGGAGTTAGAGCCTAAATAGGCTCTGGCCTTAACTCACTGGCAAAGACTGAACACTACAGGGGGAATAAATCAAAATGCCTCACACCTAGCCCAGGGGCAGCCGGAGATCGAGAGtcccccagtccccagtcccccGAGGGTAAGCCGGCTCGACCCAATCAAAAACGCATTAAAACCAAAAggattttttggtttttggtcaaCAAATCAACGCCATTTAATTAGATGCTATTGATTAGAAGAACCCAGTCCCCACTCTGCCCCACTCTTTgaatttttgtaattttttgtGTCTTTTTCCTCCCAGCCACTTGAAAACTCGTTGAGCTTGACAAATTTGACAGGCTTGATTGAAAATGAAAAGTTGAACACAAAAGCCTATTCGACAATAGAAAGGGGGCCCAAAAAGAATTTCCGTCGCACTCTCATTGAAAGCCCAAGCTTTCGGCCAACAAAAGATGGTCAGCAAGGGCGAAAGACAGAGTTGAAGTTCGGTGTTCGGACATTTGAAAGTCTGGGACTCGGCTGAGACTCGTCTGGGAAAGCAAATGTCAAGTAGTTGGCACTttcaaaaatatattaaaGCGAGGGGGCACGCTGGGGGTCGCAGCTACGGCTGCGACTCTACTTTTATACACAAGATATACATAGGCGCTCATCGGGACGGACAAACAGACATAAGTATCGGGTCTACAAATATAGATTCCAACAATAGATCTGTATGAGACATTGAGACATGAAAGCATTAAATATTTGGGATTGTTCTTTAATTTGTTAAATCCAGAAATCAACAAATATTCAGCTCGAGAGATTGCTGATCtcctttgtttttgttttttgtatgGTTATGGGTACAAATTAAATGCAAGAATCATTTGGTCCGCTGTAAAAGTATTATTTTGGTATCAAATCGCAAGCAGACTACGCTCCACCCTGctgaaaatatttatattcatGCGCTATAATGATGcattaaaaagaaaaatattCTCTTTTCCCACTTACCAATaaactttattttatttgctcATATTTTCGATTCTTACGACACCGAAGTTACGACAAAACCGCACCGAAATCGCCAGCGAAACGCAACAAATGATTTCCAATAAGAGCACAAATTAAAgccatttatttattcaaatgaGTTGAGGCACAAGAGGGCGGAAGTTCGTGTGGACACACGCACCAAGAGAGAGTCAGATCAGCACTACTGCGAATGCAGTATGAACTTCACTTGGATCGAGAGCACTCATTCCTTTTCGATTCTCTTCTTCACTGCTTTATCCCATCCTAGAGTGGGAGAGAGACAAAACTTGACGAATTTTcaagcacgcacacacacacatggctGGAACTCAATATGAGGTGATCAAACGAAAAAAAAGCGAGACAACGAAACAATTTCACATTTTAGATTTTGccacataaaaaaaaattatttatgcCAAATAATATGTTTTTctacacatatatgtatgtatcaaATATATAAAACacatataaatacatacaaaCAATATCACACATTGATGCACTTTTCCTTCGACGAGCTGCTTTTCTGCGCCCGCGCCCTTTATCAGGCGCATTATTTTGCCTTAAACGCACATTTTCTTCCACTGAAACACTTTTTTTGCACACCAAACTTCACTACACACCTGCGGGACATTTTCCCTGTTGGATTTTCCACCATTTTCTGCATTTTCACAGGTTCAAACGCGGAACCGACTTGCAAACGCACGCTTGGCCGGGTGAAAAAATTTGAGTGAGAGCGATGCAAATGAGTACATTCTCTGATCTCCTATTCCTCTTTCTATTTGCTCTCTCTCCCACGCACCATTCGGGTACTATTCgaaaaaaagcaaaagaacGAAATAGTAACATATTTTtacacatgaaaaaaaaatgtatgcaAAAATAATATGTTTTtctacatatttatatattatatatccCCTTGGATTTTTCACCATTTTCCGCATTTTCAGGGATGGAAACGCGGAGCTGACCTACGAACGGACGCTTTGACGGAGTGAAAAACTTTGAGTGAGAACGATGCAAATGCGTTAATTCTTTGATCTTCTCCTACTCTTCCTATTGGCTCTCTCTCCCACGCTAGCTTCGGGTACTTTTGCTCATGATGCagttatacaaggtggtcggTCTGCTTACTCTTTTTCGGGTCTCATTTTACGCTCAGCACTACTCAGAGCGTTTGATATTTGTACTGAGCGATATGAGTCGGGTCTTAGAGAGCGCGTTGCGTGTGCGGACTCTCGGACCACCTTGCATAATTTCATCGTGCTTCTTATCTTCTTCCCCGGCTACTGAAAAGAGAGACCAAAAGCGTGTCTGTGTGGGAGTGATATGGAGTGACTGGAGGGTGAATTGCAGTGCGCGGTGTAGGTGCAGCGCTTGGCGAAATTACTTAATTTATTCAAAGTAATTGATCTCTCTGTAAAATTACTTAATTTAATTGATATCGCTTGGCAGTAATAGAGGATGAAGACAAGGAGTAGAGATAAGCATAAACAAAAGTACCCCAGAGGGCGTTGGAGAGAGAGCAAATAGAAAGAGGAGTAGGAGATCAAAGAATGTACTCATTTGCATCGGTCTCACTCAAATTTTTTCACCCGGTCGAAGCGTGCGTTCGCAAGTCGGCTCCGCGTTTCAATCGGTGAAAATTCGGAAAATGTCGGTCTTTGAAGTGAAGTTTAGTGTAGTGATCTAGTGATTATGTACATAAAATTGTGTTTTAGTGCAATAAAGTGTAAAGGCGGGAGCGCAAAAGAGGAAAAATGGCGGCATGCAGCTCGACGAAGGAAAAGTGCGGCAATTTGTgataaatgtatgtatatgtgtttcatatattttatatatgtacatacatatgtatgtgcagaagaacaaaatttttgaaaaatttatttttttatgtgGCAAAATATAAAATGTGAAATTGTTTCGTTGTCTCGCTTTTTTTTCGTTTGATCACCTCATATTGAGTTCCAGccatgtgtgtgcgtgcttgAAAATTCGTCAAGTTTTGTCCCTCTGTCACTCCAGGATGGAATAGTGCAGTGAAGAAGAGAATCGGAAAGGAATGAGTGCTCTCGCTCCAAGTGAAGTTCATAATAGGGTGAGGCATTCGCAGTAGTGCTGATCTGACTCTCTCTTGGTGCGTGTGTCCCCACGAACTACAGCCCTCTTGTGCCTCACcttatttaaataaattaatgtcTAAAATTTGTGCTCTTATTGGAAATCATTTTCTGCATTTCGCTAGCGGTTTCGGTGCGGTTTTGTCGTAACTTCGTAACGTGAATCTCTCCATCAGAATCGTACGAATCGGAGCTGCTTATTGTTGTTTATTACCATTGATACTTGTATAATTACAATATGGGATCGTGAACGCATCTGCCTTTCACCACAAATGGATTGCAGCCCTGTACTCATTTTGAGGGGTTATAATTTTTGGGTACAATGCAATCGAAAAACAAATATGTAAATGCTTAAAGACTTTAACCCATTTTAAAGGCCGCAGCGAAATTGGAACCCAGAAAAAAGAAAAGTTATTAAAGAACACAATGGCAGAACAGAACAAGGCGGCTCCCAAGGAAGGTGCCGCCGGCAATGAGGAAGGTCAGTGTGGGGGGGGGCGGAGTGGATCGGCTAGGAGTGGGCGAGTGTCTGGCCGCTGTGGCCGACGCCTCTCCAGCCGGCGGCGTCGTCGCCGCTCCATGAGGGTGGCGTTGTTGTGATGGTGGCGCACCTCCATGTTCTTCGGCTGCGGCTGTTGCATGGCCCCCACTGTGGCGCCGCtgtgttgctgccgctgccataggcggtgctgctgctgctgctgctggcggtgCTGGCGCCGTTCCCAGTTTCGCTTGATGATTTTTTGCTCCTGCAGCATGTCATCCAAGTGGTTGtctttcttgttgttgttgttgttgttgctattgGCTTGGTTGTAGGACTTAAGGCTATTgctgttgtggttgttgtggGCTATAGAAGAACTATCGCTAGTAATACTGGTTGCTGCCGAAGATGCTGCAGGGCGACCCGGACTTCCACGCACGCGTTTCGTGCCCGACACTGGCACTGGGCTCAACATTGTGGTTGTGGTGGTGGGGGTGGTTGTGGGGGCTGTTGTGGGGGCTGTTGTAAGGGGGGGGGTTACGGACATGATTTGCAATGCAATAAACTTAATTGAGTGCGCGTCAGATTTTAATTTTAACCGAACCCCGAAAACCGACGCATACATTTGGTCATCATTAAAGCGGATTTTGTGGCTTTTGTGGTTTGCTATATATACCATAATAACGATAATATAATGATAAATTCGCATTCATTTAATCATAATTTTTGGGGTTGGGGGTTGGGGAGTAGTTTAAGAATTTTCTAGAGCTACAACAATTTCTGTACTTTCCTTTTTCATCTGCCAGATCGCTTCTCAAGAAATGTATTTAATTTTCAACAATTAAATAAAGCTGCCAACTAATCTCCCGTAATGGCTGGCTGTCCTCAGAGTTGGCAAAATCTCAGCGTAAGCTGCACTTGAAAAATGGTTAAAAATCAACATGAATATGAATCTCTCAGATACAGTAGTGCCTGTGGCTGGTACTGGGGGCTGAATAGGTATTTCCGTCACTTAAGCTGTGGCTTAAAATGTTTCTTCATTAGAATAAGTGTCATAAAAATAAACGCATAAAAAAGGCATCTTTCAGATGCCCGACCGTAAGCGGATCTAATCATTTTCCCATAATCAGCCGGCCAGCCAGGGGCTCAACTAAAATCTGCTTAAATTTCACCTGACACGCTAATTTGGCTAATAAACATTCAACTTCAGTCAACCACAAAATTCAAACGAAATTTTCGAAGGCGCCAACCAACCATCGATGATCGGGCATCGGGGCCGAAAGTCAACAAAAAATCGatataatggtatttgttgTATACAAGAAagtaataaaattaaataatttgcATATAAGACCGACATTATTATACCCAGGCTGTTCCTGCACTGCTCCTCGGGTGATAAATTCGACGCTACTCAAAACCAGTGAGCTATTTGCCGTTGAAATATTTTGACGCCAAACCGAGACATATTCTCATGCAAATTTTTGTATCTCATTTGTTTGTGCCATCAAACCCCAAACCGGCTGATCTGCCCAGACAGAGGTGTAACATTCATTTATGATTTATGCGGTGTCAACATGCCCCCTGACATGCTATCAAACATCGAAATTTCCCTTAGACCCAAAGCATCTTTTGTGATGAAAATTGCCGAAAAGCGCCCCCGCGTTTTGCCCGCGACTCTGCGGCGACTCTGGCCGCTCCAAACGGATTGAGGTCATAGGCGACGTTCGATTTAGCGTTTTTTTCCAATATTTTTCAGTGGGGAAATCCAATTCAAATTGAGTGTCCAAAAAAACTGCTTGAGTGGAGAAATCAGCCAAATATGCTTTCCGGGGGGAAGGACAAGGACTAGTTACCTATAGATCAGTTTATGAGACATCATTTTAGCCATAATCTTACCTTTAATTTGAAAGTCTTTTCCACTAGCAGCTGGGAACAGTGTATCTTCGGCTGTATGTTTGATAGGGGGAACACAGGAGGGGTTTCTTTTCGAAATAAATACCACAGGTTTGTATTGTACTATATGTGTTTCATATTTATTATTTCGAATTCGTATCGTTTCATCGTCATTCGCAAATTGCTCGTTATAATTACTATTATGGTTATTATTGATCAGCAGCCCGTTATCGTTAACAACGTTAATATTTGCATTATAGTTATCAATATTATATTGTTgctgctgaggctgctgctgctgcggctgtgacAGGTTTAGGCTACGAAAAAGCTTCTTTAGAATATGTTTTTCGTGCTCCTGCTCGATGGGAGAGCCATCGTCGACTATATTATTAGCATCAATATGATTGCGATTCTCCGCCACAGTTTCGATAACTGTTTCCGCTTCCGCTGTTGCCCCTGGCTCCACTTTCGTTGCGGCTTCATCTGCCACACTGTCAATTCGATCGTTGGATTGCTTAAGATTATTGTCAATATTCTGATTGAACGCGctctggctatggctatggctatggctatttGGACTATCGAACTTAGTGCTAGTCTCTAAACTACTAGAATCAGTCGTGCTACTTTTAGTACTCATATTATAATGCTCGTTACTGTACAagtagttgtagttgtagttttTTGGCAAGGCAGGTATTGCATTATTAACATTATCGCTATCACTATTTAGATATAGACTAAGATCTACGTTTAGATTACGGCTTACGTTTAGGTGTGGTGGTAGCTGCAGGGTTTGCTCTGGCCTTAGGGTTTCTAGGTTTCTATTAACATAGGGTCTTGAGTATTcgttttgttgctgctgctcccgctcccgctcctcctcctgctcctgctgctggtggcgcTGCGAGGCCATCTCCACCAGCTGCATGTCCGCCCTTGTGGCCGCACCGGAACCCGCTGATCTCGCTGCAGCgggagcggcagcggcagaccTTTTCCGCCTGTCCCGCTTACGACTGCTGGCCGCCAGGATGGCCACCAGATTGAAAGCGGAGGGGGCCAGCGAGGCCGCTGTGGCCGTCAGGGCCGTTGTGGTGGCCGTCGACGAGGAGGCGGACGACGAGGCCTTGGGCAGGTGCTCGGTGTCGAGCTGCACCTGCtcccactgctgctgctgctgcttgtggcGACGCCTCTCCAGCCGGCGGCGTCGTCGCCGCTCCATGAGGGCGGCGTTGTTGTGATGGTGGCGCACCTCCAGGTTCTTCGGCTGCGGCTGTTGCATGGCCCCCACTGTGGCGCCGCtgtgttgctgccgctgccataggcggtgctgctgctgctgctgctgctggcggtgCTGGCGCCGTTCCCAGTTTCGCTTGATGATTTTTTGCTCCTGCAGCATGTCATCCAAGTGGTTGtctttcttgttgttgttgttgttgttgctattgGCTTGGTTGTAGGACTTAAGGCTATTgctgttgtggttgttgtggGCTATAGAAGAACTATCGCTAGTAATACTGGTTGCTGCCGAAGATGCTGCAGGGCGACGCGGACTTCCACGCACGCGTTTCGTGCCCGACACTGGCACTGGGCTCAACATTGTGGTtgtggtggtggggggggttGTGGGGGCTGTTGTGGGTCTGGCTGTAGTGCTGCTGGTTGTAGTACTGGGCgtggttgttgtcgttgtcgacGTGGTGGTCGCTTTAGTGGTTTTGGTGGAAAACTTGTGTTTCCTGGGAGCCAACAGCGCCATATTGCTGCGGAAATGCTCCGCCTCCGAGCGGAAGAACAGGAAACACGCATTGCGCATCCGATTCGGGCTCTCCATGTCCCGCAGACCGATGGGCCTAAAGTTGCGCTTGATCCCCACATGCAGCACCGGATTGTAGGCGTGCGTGAACTGATAGTAGCCGTGATCCAGTGACTCCCTGAAGTGGCAGTCGTTTGTGGCGTTTCTCTGTTCGGAGAGGGTCGAGATAGGGAGAGAAAGCAAGGCAAGAGCTGCCGTTAGTCGGGTTTGCCAGAGACAGGGATATCATGGTGAGGGAGGGAACGTTCTCTAGGTATATCCGGTGGAGACTCACCTTTCCAACAAGTCTGCCTTGATGAAAGCACAGATAGTAGTCCACATCCTTGGCATAGATGGTGATTTTGAAGTCCACGCTCagtgcatcgcccacactgtCCATCGTGAAGGATTCTGTGGAAATCGAAAAatcaaatttaattaattattggCAAACAAAAGTTTTCTATTGTGTAAATAGTCGACGGCggttaattaattaatttcaaTTAATTGAAAGGTTCTCCGATAAAGTTATGAAAGGCGTTGGTCGGTTGATAAGTGCGCCATGTGGGACGCCGGTTCTTGGGACATTTAATGAAATCAATTTATCAACTGCCGTTTAGTCGTTGAACTCCCTCTCAGTGGCCGGGGTGGGGGACTTAACCCTGAAAAATCTCTAAATTCTTACGGTCTGGGGGCAGACCTTCGGGGAGGTAGAGCCACAGCAAATCGATCAACTTGCCTAAAGCCCAGGCACTAGCTCCACTGATAAGATAAAATACCCAAGTGACAGTTTTCTGTTTCCTCACCGAGAGAGAGGGTATTACTGAGGCCCGAAGAGATGCTTCAAGGCTCTAGTCCCAGCCCCGGACCTTTGCCCCTGCGGCCTGTTGCTGGTTTGTCGCTTTCGGTCACCCATCAACCTACTACGAGCGGCTGCTTCTGAACTTCACAGACGAGAGAGGCTTGGAAAACCGCagaaaaagcaaacaaattcCGAAATAAATTAAAAGACGCACTGGACGGCGCTTGGGGCGGCTTCGTGGCGGTTCATAACATCAATCAAATAttaaacgaggtggaacgttgtgagttgctgcggacaccgcaactctacagttatacccgatactaagtcagtatggctctcctgcggcagacgccgctaatattgaaccacacgacaaagagtgcgtgcgagagagacagaaaatcagtctgagcgtgacgtcgggcgctgcgtagccactgaaaattgatttcttgcttttggctacaaaaatgatccgatctgatccagattcagcaatctgatagatgaCAAtctgtggatgcaacagattttcgtcttttgtgggggcggaaggggtggggcgaaatagtgagatctaacagaagtgcggataccaaatttggttactctagccttaatagtctctgagatttgtggatgccccagattttcgtcctttgcgggggcggaagagggtgtggcgaaatttggacacgaaacggtcaaggtccgatatcacaggagtgtggataacaaatttggttgctctggctcttataggttctgagatccttgaactcatattttgcaattgacaaaaccgaccatgaaacctgtgtgttagagagaaacagagcgaggaagaatgaaattgttttcttgattctggctaaaatcattatacgatctggttcagattttgcactgtagaaggtatggtcatcctcaccgattctgcgtttttggttttatcgtatctttaaaaatgtggatgccacagattttcgtcctttgtgcgggcggaagtgggcggggcgaagttttgaaatatttttgtagcagtgacatatcacagaagtctggatccaaaacatcgttgctctagctcttatagtctttgagcactaggcgctgaaggggacggacggacggacggacggacggacggacggacggacggacagacggacagacagacagggctcaatcgactcggctattgatgctgatcaagaatatatatactttatggggtcggaaacgattccttctggacgttacacacatccacttttaccacaaatctaatataccccaatactcattttgagtatcgggtataattaccaataatttaattaagcaCGCCATATGCACAGACAGTGGGCGGGAGTGAGGGGTAGAGACGGGGGAGACAGAGTTCAAAATATATACGATGGGATGTACTCTCGCACACTAGTATAAATGccaatttaatttaaatgcCAATGGTAATTGATGAACGAACTCGGGAATGTCTTGGCGGGTGGCGAGGAGGTGGTGGGGGCGAGGAGGGGATACTTACGTGCCAGCGATATGTCCTCGGCGGTCACTTTGCCGTGCGCGTTGATGTGCAGCGCACGATCGTTGTGTTTCTTCAACGTTAAAACATATTCGTCCGTTTTCTTTGCGCCTGTTTTGATCCCAAGAGCAAGCATTACCTACAtggaagagggagagagagaaagtatGCCGATTAATAGCTGATTCGCATCTGGCGACTAATCCCAGCAGCCCAGCATAACGAAAACCTTTTGgcccataaatttccattaGCCTCGCCCGACTCGGATACATGTGACACGGCCGACCCAAGGCCTTTAATGGTCCAAGTTGGGTCGTTAAGCGGCCTGCCCTGGTAGCTCCCTGCATTTGGATTACACGGACCTGAAGTTAGAGCCATCCCAGTGGGTGGCCCCGCCCTCTTTTCCGATTGACTGGCTCCACCCACTGGCTGGCACGGGTCTGACTCATGTCTCTCTTGGCTGACACGTTTTCCACCTTTGACCAACTGAATTTCACCAAGACCATTAATGATATCACGCGTAGATATGGCATATATGCAAATCAGCAAAACAAGCGGCAAGCCGCAAGCCAGACAAATGACATATCGGAATGGATTGTGGAATCGACTGTTTATCGGGTCTACGGAGAGCGCACGGCACCAACGTCCAGGTCGTTGGTTAGTTATTTTCGGGTAAATTGCTAAAAATACCCCCAGGGCTTAGTGGGGGGCTTTAGGAGCTCCTAAGGAGCTCCGAACTTATGGCCCAAGTGCCGGGGAGGCGCGTGCCCGTCGACGGTCCGTATGGAATGCCAGATGGAACATTCCTCAACCGCTTGtcagagcggcagagcggcagagcggcagtTGGGAGATCGGAGATGGTTGGTTGGGGGCAGTGTTTGCACTACTCAAAAGCCGAAAATACTGTATCGTTTGACGGGCGACCTTTTCCACAGTT harbors:
- the LOC117193847 gene encoding putative uncharacterized protein DDB_G0282129, which codes for MLLQFTLPNVRTIFILMVMLALGIKTGAKKTDEYVLTLKKHNDRALHINAHGKVTAEDISLAQSFTMDSVGDALSVDFKITIYAKDVDYYLCFHQGRLVGKRNATNDCHFRESLDHGYYQFTHAYNPVLHVGIKRNFRPIGLRDMESPNRMRNACFLFFRSEAEHFRSNMALLAPRKHKFSTKTTKATTTSTTTTTTPSTTTSSTTARPTTAPTTPPTTTTTMLSPVPVSGTKRVRGSPRRPAASSAATSITSDSSSIAHNNHNSNSLKSYNQANSNNNNNNKKDNHLDDMLQEQKIIKRNWERRQHRQQQQQQQHRLWQRQQHSGATVGAMQQPQPKNLEVRHHHNNAALMERRRRRRLERRRHKQQQQQWEQVQLDTEHLPKASSSASSSTATTTALTATAASLAPSAFNLVAILAASSRKRDRRKRSAAAAPAAARSAGSGAATRADMQLVEMASQRHQQQEQEEEREREQQQQNEYSRPYVNRNLETLRPEQTLQLPPHLNVSRNLNVDLSLYLNSDSDNVNNAIPALPKNYNYNYLYSNEHYNMSTKSSTTDSSSLETSTKFDSPNSHSHSHSQSAFNQNIDNNLKQSNDRIDSVADEAATKVEPGATAEAETVIETVAENRNHIDANNIVDDGSPIEQEHEKHILKKLFRSLNLSQPQQQQPQQQQYNIDNYNANINVVNDNGLLINNNHNSNYNEQFANDDETIRIRNNKYETHIVQYKPVLTLRFCQL